CTTCATTCACAATTCCTTCCTGCATCCACACCGCCCTGGCCCCGATTTTAATGGCCTCCTCAACAATGGGCATAACGTCTTCGGAGCGACGGAATATCTCCACCACATCCACTTTCTCCGGTATAGAACTCAGGTCAGGATAGCTTGTTCTGCCCAGTATCTCCTGGGCATTCGGGTTGACCGGAATGATATTGTAGCCCTGTTCTGCGAGGTATTTTGCTATCCCGTAGCTGGGCTTCTCTGGGTCGGAAGATAGCCCGACCACAGCTACGTTACGAAATTCCTTGAGTATTTTTTCTTCGATACGTATCCTAATCTTCTCCATAGAATAGCTGGTCGTAGAGGGTCTCCAGGCGTTTTTTATGCTTCAGCTCTTCATTTGTCAGATTGGCGCAAAGCTTTTTGGCCGCCTCTTCCCGCATCATGCCCATCATTTTGCGGTAGAAGTCCACCGATTCTTCCTCGCGTTTCATGGCAAAAATGAGCGTGTCCTGCAGGCCGGCGCCCTCTAGGGTATCACCGCCGGTCAGGTAATTGCTTATTTTGAGGTCGGCTATTTCATCCTGGTGCCACTGTTTTACCAGGCCTTTTTGCCTTAAGTCCTTCAGTTTATCGGCGTGCTTGGCTTCCTGCCGGGCAAGGTCTTTGAGGAGTTCTTTAGCGCCCGGGTCGTCGGTCTTTCGCTGCGCGGCCTCATACATGGCCTGTGAGGCGATCTCCTTATAGATGGCAGTATCCAGCACCTCGCTCAGTTCGTCAGGCATTCTTCACCCACCTTTTACAGAAGAGATAATAGCAAGCGATTATTTACTTTCTTCTTCCAGCAGGTCGTTGAACACGTCAATGTGGTAGAGTTCATTATCGCGGATGCGGAAGAGCAGTTTTTTCAGGTCGGCATCGTCGGTTTCTTTGCCCGCCTTATCATACGCCTCGGCTACTTCTTTTTCGATTTTGATATCGGCCTTGAGCATATCCGTCGGTCTGGTTGACTGGTCTACCTCGGTATGTTCAATTACAGGATTGCCGCCACCGCTTGTCAGTTCCTCCGCCAACCAGCCGAGGTGCTGCATTTCATTAATCGCCTGGTCCTGCAATTGCTCCTGCGCCTCCTCACTCTTGTTCATATAGGAGTGCAGGAGATACTGGAGGATAACCGTATATTCATGCTCGATGCCCCAGTTCAACGTTTTGGCGGTCTTATCCTGACGGTCGCCCCTGATATCCTCAGTTCCCCCACGCTTCGCTTTGTCCACGAAGTGGGCAAAGTTACCGTGATGTGCCTGTTCGTCGGAAAGGATACGCTGCAGCAGGCGCTTTATCTTTGGGTCGTCGATAAGACTGATATGTTCTTTATACTGCTTTACAGCTCCTTCTTCCAGGCTCACGTCGTTCTGCATCCAATCGGAAACCTGTGCGCCGCCCATGCGCATGGTACCTCTCTCCAGACTGGGCACACCGCCAAGCTCAACGATTACCTCCGCCAGCCAGTCGAGGTGACGCATCTCATCCCGGGAAATGGCCTCAATCTCGCAGGCCATCGCGCCTTCGCCTATGCCATAGGCGTGGTTCAGGTACTGTATGATGGCGCCGTGTTCATCCTGAAGGTCTTTGTTCAGCAGCTCAATGATTTTGCTTCTGTCCATAGCAGCCCTCCT
This DNA window, taken from Chloroflexota bacterium, encodes the following:
- a CDS encoding CoA-binding protein, which produces MEKIRIRIEEKILKEFRNVAVVGLSSDPEKPSYGIAKYLAEQGYNIIPVNPNAQEILGRTSYPDLSSIPEKVDVVEIFRRSEDVMPIVEEAIKIGARAVWMQEGIVNEEAAAKARDAGLLVVMNKCMFKEHQRMTQEQGGMSRWQTK
- a CDS encoding ferritin family protein, giving the protein MPDELSEVLDTAIYKEIASQAMYEAAQRKTDDPGAKELLKDLARQEAKHADKLKDLRQKGLVKQWHQDEIADLKISNYLTGGDTLEGAGLQDTLIFAMKREEESVDFYRKMMGMMREEAAKKLCANLTNEELKHKKRLETLYDQLFYGED
- a CDS encoding ferritin-like domain-containing protein, encoding MDRSKIIELLNKDLQDEHGAIIQYLNHAYGIGEGAMACEIEAISRDEMRHLDWLAEVIVELGGVPSLERGTMRMGGAQVSDWMQNDVSLEEGAVKQYKEHISLIDDPKIKRLLQRILSDEQAHHGNFAHFVDKAKRGGTEDIRGDRQDKTAKTLNWGIEHEYTVILQYLLHSYMNKSEEAQEQLQDQAINEMQHLGWLAEELTSGGGNPVIEHTEVDQSTRPTDMLKADIKIEKEVAEAYDKAGKETDDADLKKLLFRIRDNELYHIDVFNDLLEEESK